One Mycolicibacterium fortuitum subsp. fortuitum genomic window carries:
- a CDS encoding sensor histidine kinase → MSTLGDLLAEHTVLPGSAVDHLHAVVGEWQLLADLSFADYLMWVRRDDGVLVCVAQVRPNTAPTVLLADSVGTLAAAADLPVVTTAFESGAIGRGSGGTQRHSPDLPGLNVEAVPVRHRDHVVAVLTHQTALATRRMASPLEGAYLDCASDLLHMLSEGTFPNVGDLAMSRSSPRVGDGFIRLDEVGDVVFASPNAISAYHRMGLASELDGHNLVTITRPLISDPFEAQELANHVRDSLAGGSSMRMEVDAGGAAVLLRTLPLVVHGAAVGAAVLIRDVTEVKRRDRALLSKDATIREIHHRVKNNLQTVAALLRLQARRTNNLEAREALIESVRRVSSIALVHDALSMSVDEEVNLDEVIDRILPIMNDVASVDTPIRINREGALGVLDADRATALIMVITELVQNAIEHAFDANTPQGCVTIKAERSARWLDVVVHDDGRGVPDGFSLEKSDRLGLQIVRTLVTAELDGSLGMHDVASGGTDVVLRVPIGRRSRGTQ, encoded by the coding sequence ATGTCCACCCTCGGTGATCTTCTCGCCGAGCACACCGTGTTGCCCGGCAGCGCGGTGGACCATCTGCATGCGGTGGTCGGGGAGTGGCAGCTGTTGGCGGATCTGTCGTTCGCCGACTATCTGATGTGGGTGCGCCGCGACGACGGCGTGCTGGTGTGTGTGGCGCAGGTGCGGCCCAACACCGCCCCCACCGTCCTGCTGGCCGACTCGGTCGGCACCCTGGCGGCCGCGGCGGATCTCCCCGTCGTCACCACGGCCTTTGAGTCGGGCGCGATCGGGCGGGGAAGCGGTGGGACCCAACGGCATTCGCCCGACCTGCCCGGTCTGAACGTAGAGGCAGTGCCGGTGCGGCACCGCGATCATGTGGTAGCCGTGCTCACCCACCAGACGGCTCTGGCCACCCGTCGGATGGCCAGCCCGCTGGAGGGTGCCTACCTGGACTGTGCGAGCGATCTGCTGCACATGCTGTCCGAGGGCACCTTCCCCAATGTCGGCGATCTGGCGATGTCCCGTTCCAGCCCACGAGTGGGCGACGGGTTCATCCGCCTCGACGAGGTCGGTGACGTCGTGTTCGCCAGCCCCAACGCCATCTCGGCGTATCACCGCATGGGCCTGGCCTCCGAGCTCGACGGGCACAATCTGGTCACCATCACCCGGCCGTTGATCTCCGACCCTTTCGAGGCGCAGGAACTGGCCAACCACGTGCGCGACTCACTGGCCGGCGGTTCCAGCATGCGGATGGAGGTCGACGCCGGAGGTGCGGCAGTGCTGTTGCGCACCCTGCCGCTGGTCGTGCACGGCGCCGCAGTCGGCGCGGCCGTCCTGATCCGCGACGTCACCGAGGTCAAGCGACGTGATCGTGCCCTGCTGAGCAAGGACGCCACCATCCGGGAGATCCATCACCGGGTGAAGAACAACCTGCAGACGGTGGCGGCCCTGTTGCGGCTGCAGGCGCGCCGGACCAACAACCTGGAGGCCCGCGAGGCGCTGATCGAATCGGTCCGCCGGGTGTCCTCGATCGCACTGGTTCACGACGCGTTGTCCATGTCGGTCGACGAGGAGGTCAACCTCGACGAGGTGATCGACCGGATCCTGCCGATCATGAACGACGTCGCCTCGGTGGATACCCCGATCCGGATCAACCGCGAAGGCGCCCTCGGCGTGCTCGACGCCGATCGCGCGACCGCGCTCATCATGGTGATCACCGAATTGGTGCAGAACGCCATCGAGCACGCCTTCGACGCGAACACGCCGCAGGGGTGTGTGACGATCAAGGCCGAGCGGTCGGCCCGCTGGCTCGACGTCGTCGTCCATGACGACGGCCGTGGGGTGCCCGACGGATTCAGCCTCGAGAAGTCGGACCGGTTGGGCCTGCAGATCGTCCGGACGCTGGTCACCGCGGAACTGGACGGGTCGCTCGGCATGCACGATGTCGCGTCGGGCGGAACCGATGTGGTGCTGCGGGTGCCGATCGGCAGGCGGAGTCGCGGCACCCAGTGA
- the whiB1 gene encoding transcriptional regulator WhiB1 yields MDWRHKAVCRDEDPELFFPVGNSGPALAQIADAKLVCNRCPVTTECLTWALDSGQDAGVWGGMSEDERRALKRRNARTKARTGV; encoded by the coding sequence ATGGATTGGCGCCACAAGGCCGTCTGTCGCGACGAAGATCCGGAGCTGTTCTTCCCCGTGGGAAACAGCGGCCCGGCGCTTGCTCAGATCGCTGACGCGAAGCTGGTGTGCAACCGTTGCCCCGTGACCACTGAGTGCCTCACCTGGGCCTTGGACTCCGGCCAGGACGCCGGCGTGTGGGGCGGGATGAGCGAGGACGAGCGTCGCGCGCTCAAGCGTCGCAACGCCCGCACCAAGGCCCGCACCGGAGTCTGA
- a CDS encoding diacylglycerol/lipid kinase family protein codes for MRAVLIVNPNATSTTPAGRDLLAHALESRVTLTVEHTNHRGHAIEIARDAARDGVDVLIVHGGDGTVNEVVNGVLGDCGTRPDAGVAPAVAVVPGGSANVFARALGISPDPIEATNQLVDLLGGYRMGRPWRRIGLMDCGERWGVFTAGMGVDGDVVAAVEAQRAKGRKVTASRYIRVAVREFLTSARREPTLTLHLPGAEPVSGVHFAFVSNSSPWTYANSRPVWTNPDTTFDTGLGVFATTNMNIWSNLRLVRQMVARNPRLEAKHLIRDDNVSSVTVTSNTPAACQIDGDYIGTRETMTFTSVPEALSVVAPTAKSD; via the coding sequence GTGCGTGCCGTGCTGATCGTCAATCCCAACGCGACCTCGACCACTCCGGCCGGGCGTGACCTGCTGGCCCACGCGCTGGAAAGCCGGGTCACGCTGACCGTCGAACACACCAATCACCGAGGTCACGCCATCGAGATCGCCCGCGACGCGGCTCGCGACGGAGTGGATGTGCTGATCGTGCATGGTGGCGACGGCACGGTCAACGAGGTCGTCAACGGTGTGCTCGGGGACTGCGGGACCCGGCCCGACGCCGGCGTGGCGCCTGCGGTGGCCGTCGTACCGGGTGGCTCGGCCAACGTGTTCGCCCGGGCACTGGGCATCAGCCCGGATCCGATCGAGGCCACCAACCAACTCGTCGACCTGCTCGGTGGCTACCGAATGGGACGCCCATGGCGCCGGATCGGCCTGATGGACTGCGGCGAACGCTGGGGCGTGTTCACCGCCGGCATGGGTGTGGACGGTGACGTGGTGGCGGCCGTGGAGGCCCAGCGCGCGAAGGGCCGCAAGGTCACCGCGTCGCGCTACATCCGCGTCGCGGTGCGCGAGTTCCTGACCAGCGCTCGCAGGGAGCCGACCCTGACGCTGCACCTGCCGGGTGCCGAACCCGTCAGCGGCGTGCACTTCGCCTTCGTCTCGAACTCGAGTCCCTGGACGTATGCGAACAGCCGTCCGGTGTGGACGAACCCGGACACCACTTTCGACACCGGCCTGGGCGTGTTCGCCACCACGAACATGAACATCTGGTCGAACCTGCGACTGGTCCGTCAGATGGTGGCCCGCAACCCGCGCCTGGAAGCCAAGCATCTGATCCGTGACGACAACGTCTCGTCGGTCACCGTGACGAGCAACACGCCTGCCGCCTGTCAGATTGACGGAGATTACATCGGCACGCGCGAAACCATGACGTTCACGTCGGTCCCCGAGGCGCTGAGCGTCGTCGCGCCGACTGCGAAAAGTGATTGA
- a CDS encoding YchJ family protein yields the protein MTDHPCPCGTGLPYDECCGPLHSGARQAATAVALMRSRFSAFALGDVDYLLTSWHPDTRPAELSLDEDIVWRRLQIVDAEAGGEESTDGVVEFRAQYVHDGKRHILHERSRFERVKGRWRYLDGQIYE from the coding sequence GTGACCGACCACCCCTGCCCGTGCGGCACCGGCCTGCCCTACGACGAGTGCTGCGGCCCGCTGCACAGCGGCGCACGGCAGGCCGCCACGGCCGTCGCATTGATGCGGTCGCGGTTCAGCGCGTTCGCCCTCGGTGATGTCGACTACCTGCTGACGTCCTGGCATCCCGACACCCGCCCCGCCGAGCTGTCCCTGGACGAGGACATCGTGTGGCGGCGGCTGCAGATCGTCGACGCAGAAGCCGGAGGCGAGGAGTCCACCGACGGTGTGGTCGAATTCCGCGCCCAGTATGTCCACGACGGCAAACGCCACATCCTGCATGAACGCAGCCGTTTCGAACGGGTGAAAGGTCGGTGGCGTTACCTGGATGGACAGATTTACGAATAA
- the aroQ gene encoding type II 3-dehydroquinate dehydratase gives MTARRLLLVNGPNLNMLGTRQPEIYGSTTLAQIEQRVAELAAEFGFEIRAVQSNHEGVLVDAIQAARSDCTGIIINPAAYSHTSVAIRDALSAAELPVVEVHLSNIHTREAFRHHSYVSAVAQVVIAGAGPAGYEYAVRYLAERQS, from the coding sequence GTGACCGCACGCCGATTACTGCTCGTCAACGGACCGAATCTCAACATGCTGGGCACCCGGCAGCCCGAGATCTACGGTTCCACCACGCTGGCTCAGATCGAGCAGCGGGTGGCCGAGCTGGCCGCCGAATTCGGCTTCGAGATCCGCGCCGTGCAGAGCAACCATGAGGGTGTGCTCGTCGACGCCATTCAGGCGGCGCGCTCCGACTGCACGGGCATCATCATCAATCCCGCGGCCTACAGCCACACCTCGGTGGCCATCCGCGACGCGCTCAGCGCGGCGGAGCTGCCGGTGGTCGAGGTGCACCTGAGCAACATCCACACCCGCGAGGCCTTCCGTCATCACTCCTACGTGTCGGCCGTCGCGCAGGTCGTCATCGCCGGCGCAGGCCCGGCCGGATACGAATACGCGGTGCGCTACCTGGCGGAGCGGCAGTCGTGA
- a CDS encoding GNAT family N-acetyltransferase encodes MSELIRRAHPGDEVEITAMVRELAEFEKASDECTVTEKQMYTALFGDNPVAHAHMVEVDGQIAATAVWFLNFSTWDGVAGLYLEDLYVRPAFRRRGLARKLLSTLAAECVENGYSRMSWAVLNWNVNAIALYDAVGGKPQTEWTTYRVSGPELSALAAERRT; translated from the coding sequence ATGAGCGAGTTGATTCGTCGGGCACACCCCGGCGACGAGGTCGAGATCACCGCGATGGTCCGCGAGCTGGCCGAGTTCGAAAAGGCCAGCGACGAGTGCACCGTGACCGAAAAGCAGATGTACACAGCACTTTTCGGTGACAACCCGGTGGCTCACGCACACATGGTCGAGGTCGACGGACAGATCGCCGCGACGGCGGTGTGGTTTCTGAACTTCTCCACCTGGGACGGTGTCGCAGGCCTCTACCTGGAGGATCTCTACGTGCGCCCGGCCTTCCGGCGCCGGGGCCTGGCCCGGAAGTTGTTGTCCACCTTGGCCGCCGAGTGCGTCGAGAACGGCTACTCCAGGATGAGCTGGGCGGTGCTGAACTGGAACGTCAACGCCATCGCCCTGTATGACGCAGTGGGCGGCAAACCACAGACCGAATGGACCACCTACCGGGTATCGGGTCCGGAGCTCAGCGCGTTGGCCGCCGAGCGCCGTACCTAG
- a CDS encoding isochorismate synthase, protein MRTGFADIADAQAALRSGTPIVLGALPFNPAAAAALYEPDTVRFTESLPDWTASPPPAVVDRQTLPPGSVHRERVAEAIRQLRDPLVPIDKVVLARALRLTASSAWDVRSVLRRLADADPAATVYLADLTPAGGTYTGTALVGASPELLVAREGEMVICRPFAGSAPRSDDPAVDAANATALAASAKNRHEHQLVVDVMRQALEPLCVDLQIADEPELHGTDALWHLSTPVVGRLREKRTTAIDLALALHPTPAVGGVPADRAAALIGELEGDRGFYAGAVGWCDSSGDGRWVVSIRCAVLSADRYTALASAGGGIVAESDPDDEVDETTTKFRTILTGLGAT, encoded by the coding sequence ATGCGCACCGGATTCGCCGATATCGCCGACGCGCAGGCAGCGTTACGTTCAGGGACGCCAATAGTGTTGGGCGCCTTGCCGTTCAACCCGGCGGCGGCTGCCGCGCTGTATGAACCCGACACGGTCCGATTCACCGAATCGCTACCGGATTGGACAGCGAGCCCGCCGCCGGCGGTGGTGGACCGCCAAACCCTGCCACCGGGTTCGGTGCACCGCGAGCGCGTGGCCGAGGCCATCCGACAGCTGCGCGACCCCCTGGTCCCGATCGACAAGGTGGTTCTGGCCCGCGCGCTGCGACTGACCGCGAGTTCTGCGTGGGACGTGCGCAGTGTGCTGCGCCGACTCGCCGATGCCGACCCGGCCGCCACGGTCTATCTGGCGGATCTGACCCCAGCTGGGGGCACGTACACCGGCACCGCGCTCGTCGGCGCCAGCCCCGAGTTGCTCGTGGCCCGCGAGGGCGAGATGGTGATCTGCCGGCCCTTCGCCGGGTCCGCACCGCGATCGGATGATCCTGCTGTCGACGCGGCCAACGCGACCGCGCTGGCCGCCTCGGCCAAGAACCGGCACGAACATCAGTTGGTGGTCGACGTCATGCGTCAGGCGCTGGAGCCGTTGTGCGTGGATCTGCAGATCGCCGACGAACCCGAGCTGCACGGCACGGACGCCCTGTGGCACCTGAGCACACCCGTCGTCGGCCGGCTCCGCGAAAAGCGCACCACTGCAATCGATCTTGCCCTGGCACTGCACCCTACGCCCGCGGTGGGCGGAGTGCCCGCCGACCGGGCCGCCGCGCTGATCGGCGAATTGGAGGGCGACCGCGGCTTCTATGCGGGCGCTGTCGGCTGGTGCGACAGCAGCGGTGACGGACGGTGGGTGGTCTCGATCCGCTGCGCGGTGTTGTCGGCAGACCGATACACGGCACTGGCCAGTGCCGGCGGCGGTATTGTCGCCGAATCCGATCCCGATGACGAAGTCGACGAGACCACCACGAAATTCCGAACGATCCTGACCGGACTAGGGGCGACATGA
- a CDS encoding acid phosphatase produces the protein MSDRLHRLILLRHGETEWSATGRHTGRTEQDLTETGREQAVLARPALAELQLTDPLVISSPRRRALDTAELAGLHVDEVNPVLSEWDYGEYEGLTTPQIRESVPDWLVWTHGCPGGESLDEVAARADRAVALALEHLPGRDVVFVGHGHFSRAMLTRWVELPVAEGIRLSMVPASLAVCGFEHGVRQITALGLTGHPNPCLSL, from the coding sequence GTGAGCGACCGCCTGCACCGTTTGATCCTGCTACGTCACGGCGAGACCGAGTGGTCGGCCACCGGCAGGCACACCGGGCGCACCGAGCAGGACCTGACCGAGACCGGACGGGAACAAGCCGTGCTGGCCCGGCCCGCGCTCGCCGAACTGCAGTTGACCGACCCGCTGGTGATCAGCAGCCCACGACGCCGCGCGCTGGACACCGCCGAACTTGCCGGCCTGCACGTCGACGAGGTCAACCCGGTGCTGTCCGAGTGGGATTACGGCGAATACGAGGGATTGACCACACCGCAGATCCGCGAGAGCGTGCCCGACTGGCTGGTGTGGACACACGGCTGTCCCGGCGGGGAGAGCCTCGACGAGGTCGCCGCCCGCGCCGACCGGGCGGTGGCGTTGGCGCTCGAGCACCTGCCCGGTCGAGACGTGGTGTTCGTCGGGCACGGCCATTTCTCCCGCGCGATGCTGACCCGCTGGGTGGAACTGCCGGTGGCCGAAGGGATCCGACTGTCGATGGTGCCCGCTTCGCTCGCGGTGTGCGGATTCGAGCACGGTGTGCGCCAGATCACCGCGCTCGGTCTGACCGGTCACCCCAACCCGTGCCTGTCGCTGTGA
- a CDS encoding ParA family protein has product MPPRACLDEGVTRVLAVANQKGGVAKTTTVASLGAAMAEQGRRVLLVDLDPQGCLTFSLGHDPDKLPVSVHEVLLGDVEPGAALVETAEGMTLLPANIDLAGSEAMLLMRAGREYALKRALAKVESDFDVVIIDCPPSLGVLTLNGLTAAHEVIVPLQCETLAHRGVGQFLRTIADVQQITNPDLALLGALPTLYDSRTTHSRDVLLDVADRYELPVLAPPIPRTVRFAEASASGSSVLAGRKSKGGIAYRELAQALLKHWKSGKKLPTFTPEVV; this is encoded by the coding sequence ATGCCGCCGAGAGCGTGCTTGGATGAAGGTGTGACGCGAGTATTAGCGGTCGCCAATCAAAAGGGTGGGGTAGCCAAGACGACGACGGTGGCGTCGCTGGGCGCGGCGATGGCCGAGCAGGGGCGGCGCGTACTGCTGGTCGATCTGGATCCGCAAGGCTGTCTGACGTTTTCATTGGGCCACGACCCGGACAAGCTGCCGGTTTCGGTACATGAGGTGTTGCTCGGCGATGTCGAGCCAGGCGCGGCGTTGGTCGAGACGGCCGAGGGGATGACGCTGCTGCCGGCCAATATCGATCTGGCCGGCTCAGAAGCCATGCTGCTGATGCGGGCGGGGCGGGAGTACGCGCTCAAGCGGGCCCTGGCCAAGGTGGAATCCGATTTCGACGTGGTGATCATCGACTGCCCGCCGTCACTGGGCGTGCTGACGCTCAATGGTCTGACGGCCGCGCACGAGGTGATCGTGCCGTTGCAGTGCGAGACCCTGGCGCATCGCGGTGTGGGTCAGTTCCTGCGCACCATCGCCGATGTGCAGCAGATCACCAACCCTGATCTGGCGCTGCTGGGCGCGTTGCCGACGCTCTACGATTCGCGGACCACTCACAGTCGCGACGTGCTGCTCGATGTCGCCGACCGGTACGAACTGCCGGTGCTGGCGCCGCCGATTCCACGTACCGTCCGGTTCGCCGAGGCCAGCGCGTCAGGATCGTCGGTGCTGGCCGGCCGTAAGAGCAAAGGCGGCATCGCCTATCGCGAGCTGGCCCAGGCGCTGCTCAAGCATTGGAAATCCGGCAAGAAGTTGCCGACGTTCACACCCGAGGTGGTCTAG
- a CDS encoding MerR family transcriptional regulator — protein MNEQDLLSIGEFAARTGLSATMLRSYAASGLLVPAAVDALTGYRYYARAQVAEARTVALLRGAQIPVAEIAEFLLGPTEQQLAAWCEALDDEYARRCEALGVVRRSLPAHASPVAGGRWTDERTIGMVSVLRAATATDQGPVRATNQDSLLADGILYAVADGFGPEGDHASRIAVETLAAGFTAAPDRDGLIGAVQQANERVFAHVDASGTSSGATLTLVALFDDEQGGPLAVNIGDSPLNRIRDGGMSQLTNDHSVSGELVRVGEITREEARFHPHRHLLTRALGIGPVIRPDVFDLDCRPGDRLLISSDGLFAGADDADIVAAATEAEPEVAAQRLVQVANEAGGSDNTTVIVIDLG, from the coding sequence ATGAACGAGCAGGACTTGCTGAGCATCGGGGAGTTCGCGGCCCGGACCGGGTTGTCGGCCACGATGTTGCGCTCATATGCGGCGTCGGGACTGTTGGTGCCGGCCGCGGTCGACGCGCTCACGGGATACCGGTACTACGCCCGGGCGCAGGTTGCGGAGGCGCGCACGGTGGCATTGCTCCGGGGAGCGCAGATTCCGGTCGCCGAGATCGCCGAGTTCCTGCTCGGTCCCACCGAACAGCAACTGGCCGCGTGGTGTGAGGCGCTCGATGACGAATATGCCCGCCGCTGCGAGGCACTCGGAGTGGTCCGGCGCTCGTTGCCGGCCCACGCTTCTCCAGTGGCAGGGGGCCGCTGGACCGACGAGAGGACGATCGGGATGGTTTCGGTGTTGAGGGCTGCGACGGCCACTGATCAGGGCCCGGTCCGCGCGACGAACCAGGACTCATTGCTCGCCGACGGCATTCTGTACGCGGTGGCCGACGGTTTCGGGCCCGAGGGCGACCATGCCAGCCGGATCGCGGTGGAGACGCTGGCCGCCGGCTTCACCGCCGCGCCGGACCGCGACGGGTTGATCGGCGCGGTCCAGCAGGCCAACGAACGCGTGTTCGCCCATGTCGACGCGTCGGGAACCAGTTCGGGCGCCACGCTGACCTTGGTGGCCCTCTTCGATGACGAGCAGGGCGGACCGCTGGCCGTCAACATCGGGGATTCGCCGCTGAACCGAATTCGCGACGGGGGGATGAGTCAGCTCACCAATGATCACAGTGTTTCCGGCGAACTCGTGCGGGTCGGTGAGATCACCCGCGAGGAGGCCCGCTTCCACCCGCACCGGCATCTGCTGACCCGGGCGCTCGGCATCGGCCCCGTCATCCGTCCCGATGTGTTCGACCTGGACTGCCGGCCCGGAGACCGGCTGTTGATCAGCAGTGACGGGCTGTTCGCCGGGGCCGACGATGCCGACATCGTCGCTGCGGCCACGGAGGCCGAACCCGAGGTTGCGGCGCAGCGGTTGGTGCAGGTGGCCAACGAGGCCGGTGGCAGCGACAACACCACCGTGATCGTGATCGACCTCGGCTGA
- a CDS encoding Rv3212 family protein has product MVKPERRTRADMAAAAAIVAIVALAAGLIWWTSDARATISRPAAAPVPYLTPARAIPAGLQQLWVANSPRTAEPVLAGGSVVTADGSTVEGRDPVSGAVLWSYARDLELCGVTAVYQYAVAVYPDVRGCGQVSTVDGKTGKRGPARTAFADPEVRLSSDGTTVLSAGDSRLELWRSDMVRMLSYGALDARIKPDVPASPVCRQLSAAASSSAVSVLESCPKSKFIRLTLLRPADEEDTPDTRYVELQDITDESGAKVIAVSGTTTAVYLPLPRPMVNIIDETGKTLASLPLAKPAAPQSTTTRAGDLITWWTGDSVLVFSTTGASGLQYKFTVTASGPQIPVGPATVMAGQLLVPVSDGYDIFDQTTGAGQRHIALPRTPSVAPVVPAVAGDTVLEQRGTQLVALGAA; this is encoded by the coding sequence GTGGTCAAACCCGAACGCCGCACTCGCGCCGACATGGCCGCCGCGGCGGCAATCGTCGCGATCGTCGCGCTGGCGGCCGGTCTGATCTGGTGGACCAGTGACGCACGGGCCACCATCAGCAGGCCCGCGGCTGCGCCGGTCCCCTATCTGACTCCGGCCCGCGCGATACCGGCCGGCCTTCAGCAGCTGTGGGTCGCCAACAGTCCGAGGACCGCCGAGCCGGTGCTCGCCGGCGGATCGGTGGTGACCGCCGACGGTTCCACGGTCGAAGGCCGCGATCCCGTCAGCGGAGCGGTCCTGTGGAGTTATGCCCGCGACCTCGAACTGTGCGGGGTGACCGCGGTGTACCAATACGCCGTCGCGGTCTATCCCGACGTTCGCGGTTGCGGACAGGTCAGCACCGTCGACGGCAAGACGGGCAAGCGCGGGCCCGCCCGCACCGCCTTCGCCGACCCCGAGGTCCGGCTGTCTTCCGACGGCACCACCGTGCTCTCGGCGGGTGACAGCCGGCTGGAGCTGTGGCGCTCGGACATGGTCCGGATGCTGTCCTACGGCGCGCTGGACGCCCGCATCAAGCCGGACGTGCCGGCCTCACCGGTGTGCCGACAGCTGTCGGCGGCGGCGAGCTCGTCAGCGGTGTCGGTGCTGGAGTCCTGCCCGAAGAGCAAGTTCATCCGGCTGACCCTGCTGCGCCCAGCCGACGAAGAAGACACTCCGGACACGCGATACGTCGAACTGCAGGACATCACCGACGAGTCGGGCGCCAAGGTGATCGCCGTGTCTGGCACCACCACCGCGGTATACCTGCCCCTCCCGAGGCCGATGGTCAACATCATCGACGAGACGGGTAAGACGCTCGCCAGCCTGCCGCTGGCCAAGCCGGCGGCGCCGCAGTCGACCACCACCCGCGCCGGGGACCTGATCACCTGGTGGACCGGCGACTCGGTGCTGGTCTTCAGCACCACCGGGGCCTCCGGCCTCCAGTACAAGTTCACCGTCACCGCATCGGGGCCGCAAATACCCGTCGGGCCTGCCACCGTGATGGCCGGTCAGCTGTTGGTGCCGGTGAGCGACGGCTACGACATCTTCGATCAGACGACCGGCGCCGGCCAGCGCCACATCGCGCTGCCGCGCACACCGAGCGTCGCACCGGTGGTTCCGGCCGTGGCCGGAGACACCGTGCTCGAACAACGCGGTACCCAACTGGTGGCCCTCGGCGCCGCCTGA
- a CDS encoding DEAD/DEAH box helicase: MTHVNKTFAELGVRDEIVRALSENGIEHPFAIQELTLPLALAGDDLIGQARTGMGKTYAFGIPLLHRVSTDETRPLNGTPRALIVVPTRELCIQVYGDLAGAAKYLSGPDRKFSVTSIYGGRPYEPQIEALRKGVDVVVGTPGRLLDLAQQGHLQLGGLSVLVLDEADEILDLGFLPDIERILRLTPDDRQSMLFSATMPDPIITLARTFMNQPTHIRAEAPHSAATHDTTEQFVYRAHALDKSELVSRILQAEGRGATMIFTRTKRTAQKVSDELAERGFKVGAVHGDLGQGAREKALKSFRTGAVDVLVATDVAARGIDIDDVTHVINYQCPEDEQAYVHRIGRTGRAGKTGVAITLVDWDELTRWETIDKALALGCPDPAETYSSSPHIYEELGIPSDATGRIGEPPKAAAKRDPDEKRISSADSADRPAKTRTRTRRRTRGGQAATGHPEGTSAPETESTDSAPVTDQDSTGEASTAGRRRRRRRPRKTETATAG, from the coding sequence ATGACGCATGTAAATAAAACATTTGCCGAACTCGGCGTTCGCGACGAAATCGTCCGCGCTCTCAGCGAGAACGGCATCGAGCACCCGTTTGCCATCCAAGAACTGACCCTCCCCCTGGCACTTGCCGGTGACGACCTGATCGGTCAGGCCCGCACCGGGATGGGCAAGACCTACGCATTCGGTATCCCGCTTCTGCACCGGGTCTCCACCGACGAGACCCGCCCGCTCAACGGCACGCCGCGCGCGCTGATCGTGGTGCCCACCCGCGAGCTCTGCATTCAGGTCTATGGCGACCTCGCCGGCGCCGCGAAGTATCTGTCCGGCCCGGACCGCAAGTTCTCCGTGACGTCGATCTACGGCGGCCGTCCCTACGAGCCCCAGATCGAGGCGCTGCGCAAGGGCGTCGACGTCGTCGTCGGCACCCCGGGCCGGCTGCTCGACCTGGCCCAGCAGGGACACCTGCAGCTGGGCGGGCTGTCCGTGCTGGTGCTCGACGAGGCCGACGAGATACTGGATCTGGGCTTCCTGCCCGATATCGAACGCATCCTCCGGCTGACTCCCGACGACCGGCAGTCGATGCTGTTCTCGGCCACCATGCCGGACCCGATCATCACGCTGGCCCGCACCTTCATGAACCAGCCGACCCACATCCGGGCCGAGGCCCCGCACTCGGCGGCCACCCACGACACCACCGAGCAGTTCGTCTACCGGGCCCACGCCCTGGACAAGTCCGAGCTGGTGAGCCGCATCCTGCAGGCCGAGGGCCGCGGCGCGACGATGATCTTCACGCGCACCAAGCGCACCGCGCAGAAGGTGTCCGACGAACTCGCCGAGCGTGGGTTCAAGGTCGGTGCCGTGCACGGCGACCTGGGCCAGGGTGCCCGCGAGAAGGCGCTCAAGTCGTTCCGTACCGGCGCTGTCGACGTGCTGGTCGCGACGGACGTCGCGGCCCGCGGTATCGACATCGACGACGTCACGCACGTCATCAACTACCAGTGCCCCGAGGATGAGCAGGCCTACGTGCACCGCATCGGGCGCACCGGGCGTGCCGGCAAGACCGGTGTGGCGATCACTCTGGTCGACTGGGACGAGCTGACCCGCTGGGAGACCATCGACAAGGCGCTGGCACTGGGTTGCCCCGATCCCGCCGAAACCTATTCCAGCTCACCGCACATCTACGAGGAGCTCGGCATCCCGAGCGATGCCACCGGCCGGATCGGCGAGCCGCCCAAGGCGGCGGCCAAGCGCGACCCCGACGAGAAGCGCATCTCCTCGGCAGATTCCGCTGATCGCCCCGCCAAGACTCGCACCCGCACCCGTCGGCGCACCCGCGGCGGCCAGGCGGCCACCGGGCATCCCGAGGGCACTTCCGCCCCGGAGACGGAGAGCACCGATTCGGCACCGGTGACCGACCAGGACTCCACCGGTGAGGCATCGACCGCCGGACGACGCCGCAGGCGGCGCCGCCCCCGCAAGACCGAGACCGCGACGGCCGGCTGA